Sequence from the Mesotoga sp. Brook.08.105.5.1 genome:
TAGTGTCGGCAGAACACACCATGTTGCCGATAGAAGGCTAGAGGTAATGCGCGGTATACGTGAAGATTTGAGAAGTGTTTTTTTCGAGATTTCTTCTTCTCCTGAAGTGTTGAGAAGCCAGATGTCCATGACTCCAAGCGAGCTGTTCTTCACGTTGAATGAGACTCTGGATTCAGGGGGCAGAATTCTCATCTGCAGGCGAGATGAGAAAGCTGTCGGGATACTTATCTACTCTGTCTTCGAGGATTTGATGACATATAATCTACTTGGATATATAGAACTCGTATTTGTCATGCCACATTTTCGAGGAAAGGGTGTTGCGAAGAAACTGCTTTCATTTGCCACGAATGATCTGTCGGGAGAAGGTGTTGATGAAACGTTTTTTGAATGTGTCTTTGACAGCGATTATCACAATTGGTCTAAGGCTGTCGGGATGAGTGAATTCTCAATTCTTCTGGAGAAGAGTCTACAGCAATGAGAAGAGATCCCGAACTTTGATCGTTTCGAGAGAAGATTTCCAAGATCAACCGTAATAAGCTCTCTGAACCATAAGACTGGATTTGAGTAGTCATTGAAGAGCTATAATTGGTAAGCAAATCAAACTAAAGGAGAGTTTCCGTTGTTCAACAAACGTCTTCCACTTTTGCTAACATCCCTCATTGTGTTCTTCGTGATGTTCGGCTTCGGCTTACTACTTCAGTTGAAGTTGAGGGAGCTGGGAGCGTCTCTTCTTATGGTCGGACTTCTAACAACAGTTAGGGGAGCGGTTGAGACTCTTGGCTCGCCCGCATGGGGAGCAATATCGGACAGCCTGAAGAGGCGAAAACCGTTAATGATAGTGCTTGTTCTGACTTCTGCTCTTCTCTACTTTGCCTATTCCGTTATCGAGATACCGTTAGTTTTCATATTGTTCTCTGCTTTGATAGCATTCTTCACAGCTGGATTTGAGCCCATAGCAATGGCGCTCAGCACTGAGCATTCCAGAGACTCTGTCAGAAATACTTCAAGGGAGCTATCGATACTGAACACCGCCAATTCAATGGGGATGTTATCAGGCAGGCTACTGCTTTCTATGCTTCTAGTATTTCTTACTGTAACCCAGACGATCAACTGGTACGCGACAATAGCTTTTTTAGCAGTGATTCCGGCTCTTTTCTTGAGGGATCAAGAACACACCGTGGCCCGCAGAAAGGGTTTTCTGAACAGACTGTTCCCTCTTAAGCAGGATTCTTCGCCGCTCTGGGAGAATGGATTGTGGGCGGTCTATGTCGGAACATTCTTAAGGCAGTTAGGTACTGCAGGAGCGACTTCTATCATTGCGATATTCATGACGGAAAGGATAGGTCTGTCGGCTTCGGCAACGGCGATAATCACATCGGTAAATCCTTTCATGCAAATATTCTCCCATATCTTCTTCGGTAGAGTAATGTACAGAATAGGACCCAGGAAAAGCACATTGATCGGTATCGGCCTTACAATATTCACGATGCTTTTCTTTGCGATGGCGCAGAGCTGGGTCTTGATAGCACTCGGTTACTTTTCGCTTGGAATTGCCTTTGGTGCTTTCATTAACGGTGCTGGTACTATGATATCTTTGAGCTCACCACCCGAGCGAAGGGCCGAGTTTCTTGGACTGCTTAGGTCAGCGAGAGCGATTGGTTTCATGGTGGGGCCTTTACTGGCCGGAACGGTTGCAGAATACTCTTATTTCGTCATGTTCATCATGATGGCTTCACTCATTGCAGCTGGAGGACTAATCGTGATTGTTTTTACGAAGGATCGATTGATAACGAGCTGAGTCAAACCGGCGTATGATAGTGCAGTAGAATCTCAGGAGCAAAGTAATAGGAGATTATTCAAAACAATTGGCAACGTGGGCAAGAAGAATGATCGAAGCGGAGGTGAACAAGTTTGTTGAGATACATCGTCAAAATCCTTGTGTCATCGATAATAATCGCTCTTGTTTCTGAAGTTAGCAAGAAGTCCGGATACATTGGAGGACTTATAGCTTCTTTACCCCTTACTTCAATGCTGGCGCTATTCTGGCTCTACAACGATACAAAAAATCCAAGTAAAGTTGCAGAACTTTCCACCGGTATTCTCTTATTTGTTCTTCCTTCTCTGATTTTCTTTGTTGCTATGCCGTTGTTTCTTAGAAGAGGCATCAATTTCTACGTAGCGCTTGCTTTATCCAGTGGAATCATGATGGCGGGCTATGCCTTCTTTTTGCTTATCCTTTCAAGGTTTGGAGTGAGATTATAGCAGTTTTGACTTGAACGAATTTTTCGACCACTGTTTGTGAAGCGTTTCACAAGAAAATCTTTGTATTGCTCAGGTAGATTCCCAGGACTGTGAAAACTTCTCCTGTAATAGTTCGCGCCCAGTACTCGAATCAGGTGATTCGGCTGAACATCTTCGCAACCATTTTGGTGCTTATGGCAATTCCAACTGCGACTACCACAACAGGTAAGCCTGTGCCGATACCATAGATTGCAGGGATTAGTAGTCTGGACTGTTCATTGGCGGCCAGTGGAATTACACTTCCAAAGAACAATGCAGACGATACAGGACAGAAGGTAAGGGCGAACAGAGAGCCGAGGATCAGGGCACCGAGCAGGCCTTTGCTCTTGATCTTTTCTTGTGATTTTGTATCCAGGTCTCTCCCCTTGTTTCTGAAACTAAGCGTTCAAGAAGAAACATACCAAGGATGATCATTATCGGACCGACTAACTTTCCCATGTATTTCTGGAGGAATCTAGACAGACCGGGAGCCGCCGTCAAGCTTGAAACAAGCACAGCACCTATAACAACCTGACATCCCGCTTGTTTTGTAACTAGGTTTCTTCGAAGGCAACAGAGCATCTTCGTTACAGTATCTTGTGGGCTTGCATTTCGTGCATTTATTAGGTATAAGTGTATACCTATTGAGAGGAGAGAATGCATGGCTCATCGTATTCATGTAAGAAATAAGGATACAGGGGTTACCTGCGTTTATGAGGGAATATCTTACTGGGATAAAGAGAAGAAGCAGCCACGTAATAAGAGAGTGTGTATAGGCAGTACACGGAGCCAGTCAAGCAATACCATCCCTGCAACATACTCATTGGCAAGTCTTTCAGGAATAAAGGGAGAGAAGAGAATCTTTATCGCCTAGTTGACTATCAATGTAACCAGAAGAGGCTTAGAGTTCTTCTGCACATAGACTATTTCTTTGAACTCGATTTTTAGCATTATTGGGTAATCATGAAGAGCAGGACTACTGCCACAGGAATTGACACATTTGCGGTTTGCCAGTTCCCAAGGGAATTTGATAGACCGGGAAGAATGTTACCCAGTATGGCCCCTAGAAACATAGCTACCCCACCCACACTGTAAGGTACTTGGTGAAAAGGTCAAGTTTCTGTTCCAATATACTGCCTCCAATATTCTCACATTCGAATATATGAATATGATACTCGCCGATTGTTTTCCGAGCTTTTTCGGAACGTTAAGTTTCATTGTTGCACAACAATGCAATATCGGTTATTCTATGAGTGTATCTTGACAGGAGGTATCTCGATGAACAAGAAGACAGTAATGCTTTTCAAGGCACTAGGTTGCAGGTGGCGTTTGAAAATACTGGAGCGTCTTTCAGAAGGTACTCTGTGCGTCTGCGAGTTCGACGACTTGTTCCCCATAGACAAAACAACTCTCTCGAGACATGTCAAGGCCTTAGTCGATGCGAAGCTTATTGTTGAGAAAAGGAATGGTACGAGAAAGGAGCTCAGCATAGCAGACAGTAGGGTCCTGGAGATTATTAAGCTTGCTCACTCTATTACTGATGAGTCTTCGGAAGAAACGGAGTAGCGACCCATGTACAGCGTTATCATATATGCAGTTACTGGATTGCTTCTTTTGGTTTCTCTCATTAAGAGCCGCAAGAAGACATTGTTGGCTCTCAAGAAGGCTTGGATATCATTTGAGCGAATCCTTCCTGAACTTATAGCAATTATGCTTTTTGTTGGGCTACTCATTGCGCTTTTGAATCCCGAGACAATCTCGCAGCTGCTGGGAGAAAGTTCGGGAGTTTGGGGGTTGATGATAGCTTCAATAGTGGGGTCTATCACGCTGATTCCCGGTTTTGTCGCTTTTCCTACGGCGGCCATCTTGGTAGATAACGGTGCCGGGATAACTCAGATAGCTCTTTTCATCTCCACTCTCATGATGGTTGGAGTTGCAACTTTTCCAGTGGAGAAGAAGTATTTCGGGAGCAGACTGACGATTATTAGAAATGTGATGGCATTTGGATTCTCGTTTATAGTGGCAGGTCTTATGGGAATGATTTTGGGATGAAGGCGAAAAGGTATGTCTTTCCACTAGTAATGGCAGCTGTCGTTTCAGTTGTATTTGCCGCCGACAATCAGCTCGGGCGAAGCGCTTTGAGCATTACTGGATCGAGTTTTCTGGAGATGTTGTCTGTTATTCCTCCGATATTTATCCTATTGGGCCTTCTCGATGTATGGATTCCGAGAGAAAGGATTATCAGACATCTGGGAGAAGAATCAGGTATTAAGGGAATAGTACTTTCCTTTCTTCTTGGAGCGGCTGCGGCGGGGCCTTTATATGGAGCCTTTCCAATAGCAGCGGTCTTCATGAAGAAAGGAGTGAAGTTTTCGAATGTGCTGATCTTCATCGGAGCATGGTCAACAACTAAGATTCCGATGTTTATGTTCGAGATGGGATCAATGGGAGCAGGGTTCGCTCTGCTCAGACTGGTGATAAACATTCCGGGAATACTTCTTATGGCGGT
This genomic interval carries:
- a CDS encoding DUF3147 family protein, with translation MLRYIVKILVSSIIIALVSEVSKKSGYIGGLIASLPLTSMLALFWLYNDTKNPSKVAELSTGILLFVLPSLIFFVAMPLFLRRGINFYVALALSSGIMMAGYAFFLLILSRFGVRL
- a CDS encoding MFS transporter; protein product: MFNKRLPLLLTSLIVFFVMFGFGLLLQLKLRELGASLLMVGLLTTVRGAVETLGSPAWGAISDSLKRRKPLMIVLVLTSALLYFAYSVIEIPLVFILFSALIAFFTAGFEPIAMALSTEHSRDSVRNTSRELSILNTANSMGMLSGRLLLSMLLVFLTVTQTINWYATIAFLAVIPALFLRDQEHTVARRKGFLNRLFPLKQDSSPLWENGLWAVYVGTFLRQLGTAGATSIIAIFMTERIGLSASATAIITSVNPFMQIFSHIFFGRVMYRIGPRKSTLIGIGLTIFTMLFFAMAQSWVLIALGYFSLGIAFGAFINGAGTMISLSSPPERRAEFLGLLRSARAIGFMVGPLLAGTVAEYSYFVMFIMMASLIAAGGLIVIVFTKDRLITS
- a CDS encoding metalloregulator ArsR/SmtB family transcription factor is translated as MNKKTVMLFKALGCRWRLKILERLSEGTLCVCEFDDLFPIDKTTLSRHVKALVDAKLIVEKRNGTRKELSIADSRVLEIIKLAHSITDESSEETE
- a CDS encoding GNAT family N-acetyltransferase — protein: MKRSRFALVWDDFLVGGIVFASFKEKQICFSAESKDLPLSSALAFEEKKICFSVGRTHHVADRRLEVMRGIREDLRSVFFEISSSPEVLRSQMSMTPSELFFTLNETLDSGGRILICRRDEKAVGILIYSVFEDLMTYNLLGYIELVFVMPHFRGKGVAKKLLSFATNDLSGEGVDETFFECVFDSDYHNWSKAVGMSEFSILLEKSLQQ
- a CDS encoding permease, which encodes MYSVIIYAVTGLLLLVSLIKSRKKTLLALKKAWISFERILPELIAIMLFVGLLIALLNPETISQLLGESSGVWGLMIASIVGSITLIPGFVAFPTAAILVDNGAGITQIALFISTLMMVGVATFPVEKKYFGSRLTIIRNVMAFGFSFIVAGLMGMILG
- a CDS encoding permease; this encodes MKAKRYVFPLVMAAVVSVVFAADNQLGRSALSITGSSFLEMLSVIPPIFILLGLLDVWIPRERIIRHLGEESGIKGIVLSFLLGAAAAGPLYGAFPIAAVFMKKGVKFSNVLIFIGAWSTTKIPMFMFEMGSMGAGFALLRLVINIPGILLMAVILEIITGKESIEAIYAQCTGLSE